One genomic region from Phycodurus eques isolate BA_2022a chromosome 16, UOR_Pequ_1.1, whole genome shotgun sequence encodes:
- the spc24 gene encoding kinetochore protein Spc24, producing MSGDQDEDFQESLDTLVAISRAQPDRLNQVENEQKAFFDRMTATRETVTQILKDMVQEEESMGQMLADKEEERKLREKEMESLDEELSQLTAKSQMMDSELEALQSELEGLRSSDNELTVLQNEIEDDTTEVIPSAIHVAKLYSLITKIKWDYDTEPHILKGVHYGPDLVSPIHIDTSATSRRDIADQLWNFVSSEW from the exons ATGTCAGGGGATCAAGATGAAGACTTTCAGGAGAGTCTGGATACACTGGTGGCCATCAGCAGGGCTCAACCTGATAGACTAAATCAAGTGGAAAACGAACAAAAGGCCTTTTTTGATCGAATGACGGCGACCAGAGAGACTGTGACACAGATTTTAAAAG ATATGGTTCAGGAAGAGGAGAGTATGGGCCAGATGCTTGCTGACAAGGAAGAGGAGAGGAAGCTACGGGAGAAAGAAATGGAGAGCCTGGATGAGGAGCTGAGCCAGCTCACTGCCAAGAGTCAGATGATGGACTCAGAATTAGA GGCTCTGCAGAGCGAGTTGGAAGGACTGAGGAGCTCAGACAACGAGCTCACAGTTCTGCAGAACGAGATTGAAGACGACACCACTGAGGTCATCCCGTCTGCAAT ACATGTCGCAAAGCTGTACTCCTTAATAACCAAGATCAAGTGGGACTATGATACAGAGCCTCACATCCTTAAAGGAG TGCATTATGGGCCTGATCTAGTATCTCCAATCCACATCGACACTTCTGCGACATCTCGTAGGGACATAGCTGACCAGTTATGGAACTTTGTGAGCAGTGAATGGTAA
- the s1pr5a gene encoding sphingosine 1-phosphate receptor 5a: MATDSFHAAYAAAAPSDMGMSPSTGNLLRMFREYQSNAVILEHYNFTGKLKENKYKEGLKPEAIAFLLVCLLIVLENAVVLVAIWKNKKFHLPMYYLLGNLTLSDLLAGFTYMVNLMTSGANTLNMTPVLWFLREGGVFIMLAASVISLLAIAIERHVTMVRMKPYQGDKQGRMFALIGASWVLSVLLGVLPVLGWNCIGRLDQCSTVLPLYAKSYILFCVTVFIAILMSIVVLYVRIFRIVKSNTQRLGSGPLRKGLCRKSQKYMALLKTVIIVLGVFIICWLPLFILLLLDFFCLTKRCQVLFKADYFLGIAMFNSLLNPIIYTLTSKDMRKAILRLLCSRCLLTKDGQVKKIGVPFLECSTSKTDAASHRLEGLETTVSSGNFTPSTIKAIFPKLSKT, from the coding sequence ATGGCAACAGATTCTTTCCACGCTGCTTACGCTGCAGCAGCTCCATCGGATATGGGCATGTCCCCCTCGACAGGAAACCTGCTTCGGATGTTTCGGGAGTACCAGAGTAATGCGGTCATCCTTGAGCACTACAACTTCACAGGCAAGCTGAAGGAGAACAAATACAAGGAAGGACTCAAGCCAGAGGCCATTGCCTTTCTGTTGGTCTGCCTGCTTATTGTTCTGGAAAATGCAGTGGTGCTTGTGGCCATCTGGAAGAACAAAAAGTTCCATCTTCCCATGTACTATTTATTGGGCAACCTGACTCTCTCCGACCTGTTGGCAGGTTTCACCTACATGGTGAACCTCATGACATCTGGTGCCAACACATTAAACATGACCCCTGTGTTGTGGTTCCTAAGGGAAGGGGGGGTGTTCATCATGCTGGCAGCGTCAGTCATCAGTCTCCTGGCCATCGCTATCGAGCGCCACGTTACCATGGTGAGGATGAAGCCTTACCAGGGCGACAAGCAAGGCCGAATGTTCGCTCTGATCGGAGCGAGCTGGGTGCTGTCCGTGCTGCTGGGTGTCTTGCCTGTTCTCGGTTGGAACTGTATTGGCCGGCTGGACCAGTGCTCCACTGTCCTGCCGCTCTACGCCAAGAGTTACATCCTCTTCTGCGTCACCGTCTTCATCGCCATCCTCATGTCCATCGTGGTACTCTACGTGCGCATCTTTCGCATTGTTAAGTCCAACACCCAGCGTCTCGGCTCAGGCCCGCTGAGAAAAGGCCTGTGCCGTAAGTCCCAGAAGTACATGGCCCTGCTAAAGACTGTCATCATCGTGCTGGGAGTTTTTATCATTTGCTGGCTgcccctcttcatcctcctgtTGCTAGACTTCTTCTGCCTGACCAAACGCTGCCAAGTGCTCTTCAAGGCGGACTATTTCCTGGGCATTGCCATGTTCAACTCCCTTCTCAATCCCATCATCTACACACTGACCAGCAAGGACATGAGGAAGGCCATCCTCAGGCTGCTCTGCAGTCGTTGTCTTTTAACCAAAGACGGACAAGTGAAGAAGATCGGGGTGCCCTTCCTGGAGTGCAGCACCAGTAAGACGGATGCTGCTTCTCACAGACTGGAGGGACTGGAGACCACTGTCTCTTCTGGAAATTTTACACCTTCTACGATAAAAGCTATCTTCCCTAAACTATCCAAGACATGA